The DNA sequence AATCCATTGAAAGTGGGAACAGAGTCGAAAACTTTCAATACTTGCCGGCATACAACATTCATGATGAATTAAAAAACACTAAACTTGGAAAATTAGATTTTCTAAATTCTGAAACAGTTAGACTTGTGTCCACACTGTCATATATAGATGTCAGTCAAGACAGAACAAACATGTTACACATAGGAACTGGATTATGTGTGCTGCCAAATGACCGCCTTGCTCTAATAGACACCCACCATACTACATGCAAACTGATTGACCACAAGCATAAACGAGTTACATTTTGCATAGAGTTTGATTCAACCCCTTTTGGTGTAACAAAAATGCCCGAAAACCAGATCGCAGTAACATTTCCTAATATAGGAGAAATAAAATTTCTGACAGTCTCTCCTGATGATACCTTGGTCGAGAAAAGTACTATAGACATCGGGAATGGCTGCTGTGGGATACATCAATCTAACTCGAAACTTATTGTCGCTTTCAAAAAATGCCGTGGGAGTAAACCACGGGTACATATTCTTGATACAAATGGAACTGTATTAAATGTTCTCGAACATGATTATTATGGAAATCCACTGTTTGCTTCGCCACAGTATGTTACTGTAAGTCCAGATAATTCAACCATTTATGTGTCAGATAAAAGAAGTAAATCTGTTATTGGCTTAACTGTAGATGGCAAAGTAAAATCAGTTTACAAAATGGAAACTTCACCAGGTGGGATAACTATTGATGGAGctggttcggtgtatgtgtgtgctGTTAGAGATAAGAATGACGAGACTATGAAGGTAGATATCGTTCAGCTGTCTGAGAACTGTGAAAAACTACAGACTCTAGTAACATTAGACAACCACTATAGTGCTATTGCTTACTgtgatgaaaacaaaacattctacCTTGCAGGAATGTCGGAATTTAAAAACAATCATGTTTTAGCTGTTAAAACTGCATAAAAGATGAAACCCCATCATTGAGAAAAAGAAACAGCCATTAATTTAACAAAAGATAATTATCTTTTTCACCTTACTGATGGTCATCACAATATACCATTTTCAGTGCAGGTTATAAAAACAAATCGATCATATAAACTTGCAAGCTATGTTATACTTTCAGCAGTCGATCAATGACTTGAAGGTGTATTTCGAGGACAGCACATAATGTTAAAAGCCATGTTACTGTACTGTATACATGAACAtggtaataaataaaatttatataataacatgTAGTGTCAAATGTACTACACAttttaattaaggtagttctgcacgttcggattgattttttttctacaatgtagaatttgattaaactctgatttttcaaaactttagaatatacttaggaaattcagcaaataaaaaagatggggtcgtgtgcttgaatttttgctagactgatttgataaatttggacctcacgcaatttttcataatgggagtctacgTGAAAATCATACCTTTTCtagaatgtagattttaatgaaacttctcacagttgtaaataaacacatcgcctataatgtgatgaaataaaatgtataggtccatttacttatttttgtgatatttgaccatgattaaagtaaaccgaacatttcacgctaattttaagacattattctGAATTATTcaacgtgtaagatgttttaatatcatattttaactttaaaaagatagtaacagtgccattgtaatcaatttactcacaggttgccattaataaatttccgtacgccgaatccaggctttatactacgttttccggataaatgacgttacgccatcatttccggtttatcaaacgtgcagaactaccttaagtgacAATGGTCGGTCATACAGTTAATTATTTATGTACATTAGACTGATGCTGCTCTTTTTGTAAT is a window from the Mercenaria mercenaria strain notata chromosome 7, MADL_Memer_1, whole genome shotgun sequence genome containing:
- the LOC128558569 gene encoding uncharacterized protein LOC128558569, producing MAAFNCGNDSNNATEKEDTDKSSDFSVSFTEGSDEIKHDLRHSILHSSDVVSEISSSGGQVVQLYCDSCREDNKYVPAEGFCVNCDEYLCISCVSFHQKQKALKLHVLKDKPNLPKERAHVNIRDVCVDKCSSHTDRVIEYFCKSCDQLGCSVCIVTGHRTCKDVDFIPDVIEGIENSNEYTHLIGYMKDLSVKLDHQKNRAASNIERSNDFRRKAKEKVKKQRAEINEIFDILENETHSKVDEIYQEDQGKLSCISDQVISLTSDLSEMSSDLQRKSENRCQLFVATKKIKHKMLYVERNVKSIESGNRVENFQYLPAYNIHDELKNTKLGKLDFLNSETVRLVSTLSYIDVSQDRTNMLHIGTGLCVLPNDRLALIDTHHTTCKLIDHKHKRVTFCIEFDSTPFGVTKMPENQIAVTFPNIGEIKFLTVSPDDTLVEKSTIDIGNGCCGIHQSNSKLIVAFKKCRGSKPRVHILDTNGTVLNVLEHDYYGNPLFASPQYVTVSPDNSTIYVSDKRSKSVIGLTVDGKVKSVYKMETSPGGITIDGAGSVYVCAVRDKNDETMKVDIVQLSENCEKLQTLVTLDNHYSAIAYCDENKTFYLAGMSEFKNNHVLAVKTA